A genome region from Scleropages formosus chromosome 6, fSclFor1.1, whole genome shotgun sequence includes the following:
- the LOC108922626 gene encoding FK506-binding protein 15-like isoform X2, giving the protein MASQSDQSFQYRAPRQPRGSPASPASQIQTSAPPPTIPAVLLATAVHAFRYVNGQHEKLGKTGAAVLGNHVAREYKVLLYYNQQDHVTSATVHPGFMFTIQPGNYGSFYDDHKQNWSIMFDSEKARVDFCKEVCLAKMNSAPSLDAVIVQDLILGEGHAAECGDTLEVDYTGWLLQKHTVGQAFDCTISRNQPLRLRIGAGKVIKGLEQGMLGSRKGGRRFLAVPPSLGYGSQGVLNQVPADSTLIFETEIRQVKPAKDKGLNLNPAVFRRDDSISSSSSMSTQLPNTIPNEQRDCLSPAKSLPLRKQPLNPDIAEGKLISPKARVEQTKLSFLSEAIPAPLYHSVDTMTTAGCSSFSVETIQQLPVDAVLCNGTDLISFLMTEARQHSTEIRLAVGKVVDKVDLLASKVDGLQKQWWPPMGMSPVSMDTVTIMHNIQRIIQENEGLREDISEKSLHIKEQNIKIGELINQVQRYMEQNNLLLEQRSDLVQSTSERNKEHLLQAEQEKVQLAEELASSSSRLCQLQLEAVSYQQKVEELKSKLSAALQEKERLIAQDASLELQVTVMEELELMREQHRAERQRRKEAELQVCRLEEDLQDVKIDKEQLEQTLANRNRKWQEEHKRCAEELEEVRQSSLLKGIWQGMQLGGSWSSAVSVPPQLSRPRKSCDVEEWCLQWQQRQGEELQRLRDTVKRVMNGVFHVLKGQFDLQEMYSGEAVLETVMYIMKTVTMKLLDEIELALWRKVAKDEGGQKKGNAETCLQEVQQCGKDDELLEEMENHKTQTPEELPSRESRGKATAEEGEWLELRDDDCTHMQNTNNGQLQGSRAYRLPVSVEEESVQKQKDFEEESKQEVEDTAEGGLNEPQGKFCVSKVEHCPQPVLKDQETESTQSKSDGFPHENEPDGEYSQSKARDSTEGGLGKQEAESSLSKVEDCMEGELQEEQAPHRSQLDKFIEVVLIGHNAIPSHSGPDESAEGGLMEHIEASSQSEPGASIEGRLKEQGRVSSQSAPDISPERELMEHSAVSNPLGPKEFPEGELMEQRTVSCQSGSEESTEGGLMECIAVCSQSEPGLSTERELKEHRRASTQSGPDVSPAVELMEHRGVSSCLGPEELPQGGLMEHRAVSSLSGPEESTQRYSIDTPPGDKCIND; this is encoded by the exons ATGGCGAGTCAGAGTGACCAGTCCTTCCAGTACAGAGCTCCTAGGCAGCCCCGGGGCAGCCCAGCCTCCCCAG CCTCGCAGATACAGACTTCAGCTCCGCCCCCCACTATCCCAGCTGTCCTGTTGGCCACGGCAGTCCACGCTTTCAGATA CGTGAATGGACAGCATGAGAAGCTGGGCAAAACTGGAGCTGCAGTCCTCGGAAACCACGTAGCACGGGAG TATAAGGTTCTGCTTTACTACAACCAACAGGACCATGTGACCTCTGCCACAGTCCACCCTGGGTTCATGTTCACG ATTCAGCCGGGTAACTATGGCAGCTTCTATGATGACCACAAGCAGAACTGGTCAATAATGTTCGACTCAGAGAAGGCCAGAGTGGACTTTTGTAAAGAG GTGTGCTTAGCAAAGATGAACAGCGCTCCCTCGCTGGATGCAGTCATTGTGCAGGACCTGATTTTGGGAGAAGGCCATGCTGCTGAGTGCGGAGACACCCTAGAGGTGGACTACACTGGCTGGCTGCTGCAGAAGCACACCGTGGGACAG GCGTTTGACTGCACCATCAGCCGAAACCAGCCACTGAGACTGAGGATCGGGGCTGGGAAAGTGATCAAG GGTCTGGAGCAAGGCATGTTGGGATCACGAAAAGGTGGGCGACGGTTCCTGGCAGTGCCCCCAAGCCTGGGTTATGGGTCACAGGGTGTCTTGAACCAAGTGCCTGCAGACAGCACGCTCATCTTTGAGACAGAAATACGCCAG GTGAAACCTGCAAAGGACAAGGGACTGAACCTCAATCCTGCAGTGTTTCGGCGTGATGATTCAATCAGTTCATCCTCCAGTATGTCAACACAGCTTCCCAACACAATCCCCAACGAACAAAG GGACTGCCTATCACCTGCCAAGTCCCTTCCTTTGAGGAAGCAGCCCTTG AACCCTGACATTGCTGAGGGTAAACTGATATCCCCGAAAGCCAGAGTGGAACAGACCAAGCTTTCCTTTCTCTCGGAGGCCATCCCTGCCCCCCTGTACCATAGTGTAGACACAATG ACCACCGCTGGTTGCAGTAGTTTCTCTGTGGAAACCATCCAGCAGCTTCCAGTAGATGCTGTGCTTTGTAACG GTACCGATCTCATATCTTTCTTGATGACGGAAGCCCGacagcacagcactgaaatACGATTGGCAGTCGGGAAAGTGGTTGATAAAGTTGACCTGCTGGCATCGAAG GTGGATGGACTCCAGAAACAATGGTGGCCACCAATGGGCATGTCTCCTGTTTCCATGGACACTGTAACAATCATGCACAACATCCAGAGAATCATCCAG GAGAATGAAGGTCTGAGGGAGGACATCTCTGAGAAAAGCTTGCATATCAAGGAGCAGAACATTAAGATTGGGGAGCTCATCAACCAGGTCCAGAG GTACATGGAGCAGAACAACCTGCTGCTTGAGCAGAGGAGTGACTTGGTCCAGTCTACAAGTGAACGGAACAAGGAACACCTCCTGCAGGCTGAGCAGGAAAAG GTGCAGCTTGCAGAGGAGTTGGCGTCGTCTTCCTCACGCCTATGTCAACTGCAGCTGGAAGCTGTGTCATACCAGCAGAAGGTTGAGGAACTGAAGTCTAAACTGAGCGCTGccctgcaggagaaggagagactCATTGCCCAGGACGCCTCACTAGAGCTGCAGGTCACAG TGATGGAAGAGTTGGAGCTTATGCGGGAGCAGCACCGTGCGGAGAGACAGAGGCGCAAGGAGGCGGAGCTTCAAGTGTGCCGTCTAGAGGAGGATCTTCAAGATGTCAAAATAGACAAAGAGCAACTGGAACAA ACCCTGGcgaacaggaacaggaaatggcagGAGGAACATAAACGATGTGCTGAGGAGTTGGAAGAGGTCAGGCAAAGCAGCCTGCTTAAGGGGATCTGGCAGGGCATGCAGCTGGGAGGCAGCTGGAGCAGCGCTGTCTCTGTCCCCCCACAGCTCTCCAGGCCTAGGAAGTCTTGCGATGTGGAAGAATGGTGCTTACAGTGGCAACAGCGACAGGGGGAGGAGCTACAGCGCCTGAGAGACACG GTGAAGCGTGTGATGAATGGTGTGTTCCACGTCCTCAAGGGCCAGTTTGATTTGCAGGAGATGTACAGTGGTGAGGCTGTGCTTGAGACAGTCATGTACATTATGAAG ACGGTCACAATGAAGTTGCTTGATGAAATTGAACTGGCATTGTGGAGAAAGGTTGCAAAAGATGAAGGTGGACAGAAGAAGGGAAATGCAGAAACTTGTCTACAGGAGGTACAACAGTGTGGGAAGGATGATGAGTTGCTTGAGGAAATGGAAAACCATAAGACACAAACTCCCGAGGAGCTGCcaagcagggagagcagaggaaAGGCAACTGCAGAAGAGGGAGAGTGGCTGGAGTTGAGAGATGATGATTGTACACACATGCAAAATACGAATAACGGGCAGCTGCAGGGGAGTAGGGCTTATCGGCTACCTGTCTCAGTGGAAGAAGAGTCAGTCCAAAAACAGAAGGATTTTGAGGAGGAATCCAAACAGGAAGTGGAGGATACTGCAGAAGGTGGGCTCAACGAACCACAAGGAAAATTCTGTGTGTCAAAAGTAGAGCACTGCCCACAACCGGTGCTCAAGGACCAAGAGACAGAATCTACGCAGTCAAAATCAGATGGTTTCCCACATGAAAATGAACCAGATGGAGAATATAGCCAATCAAAAGCCAGGGATTCCACAGAAGGTGGACTCGGGAAACAAGAGGCAGAGTCCAGCCTCTCAAAGGTGGAGGATTGCATGGAAGGTGAGCTCCAGGAAGAGCAAGCACCTCACAGGTCACAATTAGATAAGTTCATAGAGGTTGTACTTATAGGGCACAATGCAATACCCAGCCACTCAGGCCCTGATGAGTCTGCAGAAGGTGGGCTTATGGAACATATAGAAGCATCCAGCCAGTCAGAACCTGGGGCTTCTATAGAAGGTAGGCTTAAGGAGCAAGGAAGAGTATCCAGCCAGTCCGCACCAGACATTTCCCCAGAAAGAGAACTTATGGAACACAGTGCGGTGTCCAACCCCTTGGGGCCGAAGGAGTTCCCAGAAGGTGAGCTTATGGAGCAAAGAACAGTGTCTTGTCAGTCAGGGTCAGAAGAATCAACAGAAGGTGGGCTTATGGAATGTATAGCGGTATGCAGCCAATCGGAACCTGGGCTTTCCACAGAACGTGAACTTAAGGAGCACAGAAGAGCATCTACCCAGTCAGGGCCAGACGTTTCCCCAGCAGTTGAACTTATGGAACACAGAGGAGTGTCTAGCTGTTTGGGGCCTGAGGAGTTACCACAAGGTGGGCTTATGGAGCACAGAGCAGTGTCTAGCCTATCAGGACCAGAGGAATCCACACAAAGGTACTCCATAGACACACCACCAGGAGATAAGTGTATAAATGACTGA
- the LOC108922626 gene encoding FK506-binding protein 15-like isoform X1 produces MASQSDQSFQYRAPRQPRGSPASPASQIQTSAPPPTIPAVLLATAVHAFRYVNGQHEKLGKTGAAVLGNHVAREYKVLLYYNQQDHVTSATVHPGFMFTIQPGNYGSFYDDHKQNWSIMFDSEKARVDFCKEVCLAKMNSAPSLDAVIVQDLILGEGHAAECGDTLEVDYTGWLLQKHTVGQAFDCTISRNQPLRLRIGAGKVIKGLEQGMLGSRKGGRRFLAVPPSLGYGSQGVLNQVPADSTLIFETEIRQVKPAKDKGLNLNPAVFRRDDSISSSSSMSTQLPNTIPNEQRDCLSPAKSLPLRKQPLNPDIAEGKLISPKARVEQTKLSFLSEAIPAPLYHSVDTMTTAGCSSFSVETIQQLPVDAVLCNGTDLISFLMTEARQHSTEIRLAVGKVVDKVDLLASKVDGLQKQWWPPMGMSPVSMDTVTIMHNIQRIIQENEGLREDISEKSLHIKEQNIKIGELINQVQRYMEQNNLLLEQRSDLVQSTSERNKEHLLQAEQEKVQLAEELASSSSRLCQLQLEAVSYQQKVEELKSKLSAALQEKERLIAQDASLELQVTEVMEELELMREQHRAERQRRKEAELQVCRLEEDLQDVKIDKEQLEQTLANRNRKWQEEHKRCAEELEEVRQSSLLKGIWQGMQLGGSWSSAVSVPPQLSRPRKSCDVEEWCLQWQQRQGEELQRLRDTVKRVMNGVFHVLKGQFDLQEMYSGEAVLETVMYIMKTVTMKLLDEIELALWRKVAKDEGGQKKGNAETCLQEVQQCGKDDELLEEMENHKTQTPEELPSRESRGKATAEEGEWLELRDDDCTHMQNTNNGQLQGSRAYRLPVSVEEESVQKQKDFEEESKQEVEDTAEGGLNEPQGKFCVSKVEHCPQPVLKDQETESTQSKSDGFPHENEPDGEYSQSKARDSTEGGLGKQEAESSLSKVEDCMEGELQEEQAPHRSQLDKFIEVVLIGHNAIPSHSGPDESAEGGLMEHIEASSQSEPGASIEGRLKEQGRVSSQSAPDISPERELMEHSAVSNPLGPKEFPEGELMEQRTVSCQSGSEESTEGGLMECIAVCSQSEPGLSTERELKEHRRASTQSGPDVSPAVELMEHRGVSSCLGPEELPQGGLMEHRAVSSLSGPEESTQRYSIDTPPGDKCIND; encoded by the exons ATGGCGAGTCAGAGTGACCAGTCCTTCCAGTACAGAGCTCCTAGGCAGCCCCGGGGCAGCCCAGCCTCCCCAG CCTCGCAGATACAGACTTCAGCTCCGCCCCCCACTATCCCAGCTGTCCTGTTGGCCACGGCAGTCCACGCTTTCAGATA CGTGAATGGACAGCATGAGAAGCTGGGCAAAACTGGAGCTGCAGTCCTCGGAAACCACGTAGCACGGGAG TATAAGGTTCTGCTTTACTACAACCAACAGGACCATGTGACCTCTGCCACAGTCCACCCTGGGTTCATGTTCACG ATTCAGCCGGGTAACTATGGCAGCTTCTATGATGACCACAAGCAGAACTGGTCAATAATGTTCGACTCAGAGAAGGCCAGAGTGGACTTTTGTAAAGAG GTGTGCTTAGCAAAGATGAACAGCGCTCCCTCGCTGGATGCAGTCATTGTGCAGGACCTGATTTTGGGAGAAGGCCATGCTGCTGAGTGCGGAGACACCCTAGAGGTGGACTACACTGGCTGGCTGCTGCAGAAGCACACCGTGGGACAG GCGTTTGACTGCACCATCAGCCGAAACCAGCCACTGAGACTGAGGATCGGGGCTGGGAAAGTGATCAAG GGTCTGGAGCAAGGCATGTTGGGATCACGAAAAGGTGGGCGACGGTTCCTGGCAGTGCCCCCAAGCCTGGGTTATGGGTCACAGGGTGTCTTGAACCAAGTGCCTGCAGACAGCACGCTCATCTTTGAGACAGAAATACGCCAG GTGAAACCTGCAAAGGACAAGGGACTGAACCTCAATCCTGCAGTGTTTCGGCGTGATGATTCAATCAGTTCATCCTCCAGTATGTCAACACAGCTTCCCAACACAATCCCCAACGAACAAAG GGACTGCCTATCACCTGCCAAGTCCCTTCCTTTGAGGAAGCAGCCCTTG AACCCTGACATTGCTGAGGGTAAACTGATATCCCCGAAAGCCAGAGTGGAACAGACCAAGCTTTCCTTTCTCTCGGAGGCCATCCCTGCCCCCCTGTACCATAGTGTAGACACAATG ACCACCGCTGGTTGCAGTAGTTTCTCTGTGGAAACCATCCAGCAGCTTCCAGTAGATGCTGTGCTTTGTAACG GTACCGATCTCATATCTTTCTTGATGACGGAAGCCCGacagcacagcactgaaatACGATTGGCAGTCGGGAAAGTGGTTGATAAAGTTGACCTGCTGGCATCGAAG GTGGATGGACTCCAGAAACAATGGTGGCCACCAATGGGCATGTCTCCTGTTTCCATGGACACTGTAACAATCATGCACAACATCCAGAGAATCATCCAG GAGAATGAAGGTCTGAGGGAGGACATCTCTGAGAAAAGCTTGCATATCAAGGAGCAGAACATTAAGATTGGGGAGCTCATCAACCAGGTCCAGAG GTACATGGAGCAGAACAACCTGCTGCTTGAGCAGAGGAGTGACTTGGTCCAGTCTACAAGTGAACGGAACAAGGAACACCTCCTGCAGGCTGAGCAGGAAAAG GTGCAGCTTGCAGAGGAGTTGGCGTCGTCTTCCTCACGCCTATGTCAACTGCAGCTGGAAGCTGTGTCATACCAGCAGAAGGTTGAGGAACTGAAGTCTAAACTGAGCGCTGccctgcaggagaaggagagactCATTGCCCAGGACGCCTCACTAGAGCTGCAGGTCACAG AAGTGATGGAAGAGTTGGAGCTTATGCGGGAGCAGCACCGTGCGGAGAGACAGAGGCGCAAGGAGGCGGAGCTTCAAGTGTGCCGTCTAGAGGAGGATCTTCAAGATGTCAAAATAGACAAAGAGCAACTGGAACAA ACCCTGGcgaacaggaacaggaaatggcagGAGGAACATAAACGATGTGCTGAGGAGTTGGAAGAGGTCAGGCAAAGCAGCCTGCTTAAGGGGATCTGGCAGGGCATGCAGCTGGGAGGCAGCTGGAGCAGCGCTGTCTCTGTCCCCCCACAGCTCTCCAGGCCTAGGAAGTCTTGCGATGTGGAAGAATGGTGCTTACAGTGGCAACAGCGACAGGGGGAGGAGCTACAGCGCCTGAGAGACACG GTGAAGCGTGTGATGAATGGTGTGTTCCACGTCCTCAAGGGCCAGTTTGATTTGCAGGAGATGTACAGTGGTGAGGCTGTGCTTGAGACAGTCATGTACATTATGAAG ACGGTCACAATGAAGTTGCTTGATGAAATTGAACTGGCATTGTGGAGAAAGGTTGCAAAAGATGAAGGTGGACAGAAGAAGGGAAATGCAGAAACTTGTCTACAGGAGGTACAACAGTGTGGGAAGGATGATGAGTTGCTTGAGGAAATGGAAAACCATAAGACACAAACTCCCGAGGAGCTGCcaagcagggagagcagaggaaAGGCAACTGCAGAAGAGGGAGAGTGGCTGGAGTTGAGAGATGATGATTGTACACACATGCAAAATACGAATAACGGGCAGCTGCAGGGGAGTAGGGCTTATCGGCTACCTGTCTCAGTGGAAGAAGAGTCAGTCCAAAAACAGAAGGATTTTGAGGAGGAATCCAAACAGGAAGTGGAGGATACTGCAGAAGGTGGGCTCAACGAACCACAAGGAAAATTCTGTGTGTCAAAAGTAGAGCACTGCCCACAACCGGTGCTCAAGGACCAAGAGACAGAATCTACGCAGTCAAAATCAGATGGTTTCCCACATGAAAATGAACCAGATGGAGAATATAGCCAATCAAAAGCCAGGGATTCCACAGAAGGTGGACTCGGGAAACAAGAGGCAGAGTCCAGCCTCTCAAAGGTGGAGGATTGCATGGAAGGTGAGCTCCAGGAAGAGCAAGCACCTCACAGGTCACAATTAGATAAGTTCATAGAGGTTGTACTTATAGGGCACAATGCAATACCCAGCCACTCAGGCCCTGATGAGTCTGCAGAAGGTGGGCTTATGGAACATATAGAAGCATCCAGCCAGTCAGAACCTGGGGCTTCTATAGAAGGTAGGCTTAAGGAGCAAGGAAGAGTATCCAGCCAGTCCGCACCAGACATTTCCCCAGAAAGAGAACTTATGGAACACAGTGCGGTGTCCAACCCCTTGGGGCCGAAGGAGTTCCCAGAAGGTGAGCTTATGGAGCAAAGAACAGTGTCTTGTCAGTCAGGGTCAGAAGAATCAACAGAAGGTGGGCTTATGGAATGTATAGCGGTATGCAGCCAATCGGAACCTGGGCTTTCCACAGAACGTGAACTTAAGGAGCACAGAAGAGCATCTACCCAGTCAGGGCCAGACGTTTCCCCAGCAGTTGAACTTATGGAACACAGAGGAGTGTCTAGCTGTTTGGGGCCTGAGGAGTTACCACAAGGTGGGCTTATGGAGCACAGAGCAGTGTCTAGCCTATCAGGACCAGAGGAATCCACACAAAGGTACTCCATAGACACACCACCAGGAGATAAGTGTATAAATGACTGA